One genomic window of Novosphingobium aureum includes the following:
- the grxD gene encoding Grx4 family monothiol glutaredoxin, giving the protein MSDVNARIGDLVKSNDIVLFMKGTPLFPQCGFSSRAVAILDHLRVPFETVDVLQDQEIRQGIKAYSEWPTIPQLYIKGEFVGGSDIMMEMYEAGELHQLVSESGIAPQG; this is encoded by the coding sequence ATGTCCGACGTCAACGCCCGCATCGGCGACCTTGTAAAGTCCAACGACATCGTCCTCTTCATGAAGGGCACGCCGCTGTTCCCGCAGTGCGGCTTCTCGAGCCGCGCGGTCGCCATCCTCGATCACCTCCGCGTCCCCTTCGAGACCGTCGACGTGCTGCAGGACCAGGAAATCCGCCAGGGCATCAAGGCCTACTCGGAATGGCCCACGATCCCGCAGCTCTACATTAAGGGTGAATTCGTCGGCGGATCGGACATCATGATGGAGATGTACGAGGCCGGTGAACTGCACCAGCTCGTCTCCGAATCCGGGATCGCTCCGCAAGGCTGA
- a CDS encoding DeoR/GlpR family DNA-binding transcription regulator: MYDTSAESSDVVARRRETILQIARGTGSVEVDDLAERLGVTPQTIRKDLNALARQSLLSRVHGGALLTSGVDNLAYDTRRNVASDAKARIGAAAAALIPDGASLFINIGTTTEAVAANFAHHRNLMVISNNLNVIDTLSTHKAMDLVCVGGTVRTGDRAVVGSLAMRFIENFRVDYALIGISALDGDGSLLDFAIDEVEVSQTIIRNARKVILVADSTKVGRSAPVRVCGMEAIDFFVCDRIEDPALRAACERNGVNLVETRPDALSSAQAGADAGASLPAR; the protein is encoded by the coding sequence ATGTACGATACCAGCGCGGAGAGCAGCGACGTCGTCGCCCGCCGCCGCGAAACGATCCTTCAGATCGCGCGCGGCACCGGCAGCGTCGAGGTCGACGATCTCGCCGAGCGGCTCGGCGTCACGCCGCAGACGATCCGCAAGGACCTCAATGCGCTTGCCCGCCAGTCGCTGCTCTCGCGCGTCCACGGCGGCGCATTGCTGACCTCGGGCGTAGATAACCTGGCCTACGACACGCGCCGCAACGTCGCCTCCGACGCCAAGGCGCGTATCGGCGCCGCTGCGGCTGCACTGATCCCCGACGGCGCCTCGCTGTTCATCAACATCGGCACCACCACCGAGGCGGTCGCGGCGAACTTCGCGCATCACCGCAATCTCATGGTGATCTCGAACAACCTCAACGTGATCGACACGCTGAGCACGCACAAGGCGATGGACCTCGTCTGCGTGGGCGGCACGGTGCGCACCGGCGATCGCGCCGTCGTGGGCTCGCTGGCGATGCGCTTCATCGAGAACTTCCGCGTCGACTATGCCCTCATCGGCATCTCCGCGCTCGACGGCGACGGCTCGCTGCTCGATTTCGCGATCGACGAGGTCGAAGTCTCGCAGACCATCATCCGCAACGCGCGCAAGGTGATCCTCGTCGCCGATTCCACCAAAGTCGGCCGCTCCGCTCCGGTGCGGGTTTGCGGGATGGAGGCGATCGACTTCTTCGTGTGTGACCGCATCGAGGACCCGGCTTTGCGTGCGGCCTGCGAGCGCAACGGCGTGAACCTGGTCGAGACCCGCCCCGACGCGCTCTCCTCCGCGCAGGCCGGGGCCGATGCCGGAGCGAGCCTGCCGGCGCGATGA
- the glpK gene encoding glycerol kinase GlpK, with translation MTQPTHVLAIDQGTTSTRSIVFDSAAHPVATAQCEFEQHYPDLGWVEHDPEDIWRDTVKTAREAIAKSGIDARAIAGIGITNQRETVVVWERESGRPIHRAIVWQDRRTAKLCAQMKADGVEADVRARTGLLVDPYFSATKLAWILDNVDGARARAEKGELAFGTVDSFLLWRLTGGAVHATDVTNAGRTMLYNIREQRWDEELCRLLRVPMAMLPQVHDNSHVFGYTAKDLFGTEIPIAGLAGDQQAALFGQACFETGMAKSTYGTGCFMLLNTGGEAIESGNRLLTTPAYRLDGKMTYALEGSIFVAGAAVKWLRDGIGVITHARETNDMATQVPDNHGVYMVPAFVGLGAPHWDPDARGSIFGLTLGATQAHLARAALEAVAYQTMDLAHAMEADGGKAPAGLRVDGGMAANDWLCQFLADMLEVPVERPIHLETTALGAAFHAGLATGVWPDLAALGRTWSQGRMFTPAMKSADRERLIAGWQQAVRRTLTD, from the coding sequence ATGACCCAGCCCACTCACGTTCTCGCCATCGATCAGGGCACGACCTCAACCCGCTCGATCGTCTTCGACAGCGCGGCGCATCCCGTGGCGACGGCGCAGTGCGAGTTCGAGCAGCACTACCCCGACCTTGGCTGGGTCGAGCACGATCCCGAGGACATCTGGCGCGACACCGTCAAGACCGCGCGCGAGGCGATCGCAAAGAGCGGAATCGATGCGAGGGCAATCGCGGGCATCGGCATCACCAACCAGCGCGAGACGGTGGTGGTGTGGGAGCGTGAGAGCGGGCGGCCGATCCACCGCGCGATCGTGTGGCAGGACCGGCGCACCGCCAAGCTCTGTGCGCAGATGAAGGCCGACGGTGTCGAGGCGGACGTGCGTGCGCGCACCGGCCTGCTCGTCGATCCCTATTTCTCGGCGACCAAGCTGGCATGGATCCTCGACAACGTCGACGGTGCCCGCGCGCGGGCCGAGAAGGGCGAACTCGCCTTCGGCACCGTCGACAGTTTCTTGCTGTGGCGCCTGACCGGCGGCGCGGTCCATGCCACCGACGTGACCAACGCCGGGCGCACGATGCTCTACAACATCCGCGAGCAGCGCTGGGACGAGGAACTGTGCCGTCTCCTGCGCGTGCCCATGGCGATGTTGCCGCAGGTGCACGACAACTCGCACGTTTTCGGCTACACCGCGAAGGACCTGTTCGGTACGGAAATTCCCATCGCAGGGCTTGCCGGAGACCAGCAGGCCGCGCTGTTCGGACAGGCCTGCTTCGAGACCGGCATGGCCAAGTCGACCTACGGAACCGGCTGCTTCATGCTGCTCAACACCGGTGGCGAGGCCATCGAGTCGGGCAACCGCCTGCTCACGACCCCTGCCTATCGCCTCGACGGCAAGATGACTTATGCGCTCGAGGGCTCGATCTTCGTGGCGGGGGCTGCGGTCAAGTGGCTGCGCGACGGGATCGGCGTGATCACCCATGCGCGCGAGACCAACGACATGGCGACGCAGGTGCCCGACAACCACGGGGTCTACATGGTCCCGGCCTTCGTCGGCCTCGGTGCGCCGCACTGGGACCCGGACGCGCGCGGCTCGATCTTCGGGCTGACGCTGGGCGCGACGCAAGCCCACCTTGCGCGCGCGGCGCTGGAAGCGGTCGCCTACCAGACCATGGACCTGGCACATGCGATGGAGGCCGACGGCGGCAAGGCCCCGGCAGGCCTGCGCGTCGATGGCGGGATGGCCGCCAACGACTGGCTGTGCCAGTTCCTTGCCGACATGCTCGAGGTGCCCGTCGAGCGGCCGATCCACCTCGAGACCACGGCGCTGGGTGCGGCCTTCCACGCAGGTCTTGCTACCGGGGTCTGGCCCGATCTTGCCGCGCTCGGCCGCACCTGGAGCCAGGGCCGGATGTTTACACCCGCCATGAAATCCGCCGATCGCGAGCGGTTGATTGCGGGCTGGCAGCAGGCGGTCCGCCGCACCCTCACCGACTGA
- the glpD gene encoding glycerol-3-phosphate dehydrogenase, producing MQASTAATPETEQSYDLLIVGGGINGAGIARDAAGRGLSVLLVEQDDLASYTSSSSTKLIHGGLRYLEYYEFRLVREALIERERLLGMAPHIIWPLRFVLPQSQSPRPGWMVRLGLFLYDNLGGRKELPGTEVIDLDRVARGNGLKPQAGKRKSDTKGQTSKGKAFVYSDCWVEDSRLVVLNAMDAAARGARIETRTRLVDAVSENGGWKATLEGSQGTREVSARMMINAAGPWVDKVLQRLGRAHNDRGVRLVKGSHIVVPRLYDGEHAFMLQNPDRRIVFAIPYEREFTLIGTTDEPWTEAPGKAEISQGEIDYLCETANRYFERQTTPSDIVWSYAGIRPLYDDHAANASAVTRDYVLDFDKREDAAPLLSIFGGKITTYRKLAEHALEHIAEVFPQANTAWTAGAKLPGGDLPDGNFDAYVHSLETAYPKMPQALLRRLARAYGSRSVELLGAAASPADLGEDFGGGLYAREIDYLVRAEWARSAQDILYRRSKLGLHVPAGAEAAIEAYLARHLAEAG from the coding sequence ATGCAGGCATCCACTGCCGCCACGCCCGAAACCGAACAGAGTTACGACCTCCTGATCGTGGGCGGCGGCATCAATGGTGCAGGCATCGCGCGCGATGCGGCCGGGCGCGGGCTCAGCGTGCTGCTGGTCGAGCAGGACGATCTCGCCAGCTACACCTCGTCTTCCTCGACCAAGCTCATCCACGGCGGGCTGCGCTATCTTGAATATTACGAGTTCCGGCTCGTTCGCGAAGCCCTGATCGAACGCGAGCGCCTGCTCGGCATGGCGCCGCACATCATCTGGCCGCTGCGTTTCGTACTGCCCCAGTCACAGTCGCCTCGGCCGGGCTGGATGGTGCGCCTTGGCCTGTTCCTCTACGACAATCTGGGTGGCCGCAAGGAACTGCCCGGCACCGAGGTCATCGATCTCGACCGCGTCGCACGCGGCAACGGCCTCAAGCCGCAGGCCGGAAAACGAAAGAGCGACACGAAAGGCCAGACTTCGAAAGGCAAGGCATTCGTCTATTCCGACTGCTGGGTCGAGGACAGTCGCCTCGTCGTGCTCAACGCGATGGACGCCGCCGCACGCGGCGCGCGCATCGAGACGCGCACCCGCCTCGTCGATGCGGTTTCCGAAAATGGTGGCTGGAAGGCGACCCTCGAGGGCTCGCAAGGCACGCGCGAAGTGAGCGCGCGCATGATGATCAATGCGGCAGGCCCATGGGTCGACAAGGTCCTCCAGCGCCTCGGCCGCGCTCACAATGATCGCGGCGTGCGCCTCGTCAAGGGCAGCCACATCGTCGTGCCGCGCCTCTATGATGGCGAGCACGCCTTCATGCTGCAGAACCCGGACCGCCGGATCGTCTTCGCCATCCCTTACGAGCGTGAGTTCACGCTGATCGGCACGACCGACGAGCCCTGGACCGAGGCGCCGGGCAAGGCCGAGATCTCGCAGGGCGAGATCGACTACCTGTGCGAAACCGCCAACCGCTACTTCGAGCGCCAGACCACGCCCTCCGACATCGTGTGGAGCTACGCCGGCATCCGTCCGCTCTATGACGACCATGCCGCCAATGCCTCGGCGGTGACCCGCGACTACGTGCTCGACTTCGACAAGCGCGAGGATGCAGCGCCGTTGCTGAGCATCTTCGGCGGCAAGATCACCACGTACCGCAAGCTCGCGGAACACGCGCTCGAACACATCGCGGAAGTCTTCCCCCAGGCCAACACCGCCTGGACGGCAGGCGCGAAGCTGCCCGGCGGCGACCTGCCCGACGGCAATTTCGACGCCTATGTGCACTCGCTCGAGACCGCCTACCCCAAGATGCCGCAGGCCCTTCTGCGCCGCCTCGCGCGCGCCTATGGCAGCCGCAGCGTTGAACTGCTCGGCGCAGCGGCCAGCCCGGCAGACCTTGGCGAGGATTTCGGCGGCGGGCTTTATGCACGCGAGATCGACTATCTGGTCCGCGCCGAATGGGCCCGCAGCGCACAGGACATTCTCTACCGCCGCTCCAAGCTCGGGCTGCACGTACCGGCAGGCGCAGAAGCCGCGATCGAAGCCTACCTAGCACGTCATCTGGCCGAGGCGGGATGA
- a CDS encoding fructosamine kinase family protein: protein MTIALEAGALLDCEVVGVTPLYGGDLSSVHRLELADGRTLVAKQSPNAGIEAEMLAAIRATGAPAPAVLAARDELFVMEWIDANDSLAMAWDDLAAVLHKLHHVAPADKRGSKALYGWPVDYAFGPVAIPGGMHRDWPSFWAQNRLLCHIPHVPTDIAARLERLCAALADYLPQEPRPALLHGDLWGGNVMVRGACVAGLIDPACCYGDPVVDLAMLTLFDHPPPHFFTTLRLEAGWRERLPIYSLWPLLVHLRLFGEGYRRAVENALARSGY from the coding sequence ATGACGATCGCGCTCGAAGCAGGCGCTTTGCTCGATTGCGAAGTTGTTGGAGTCACCCCGCTCTACGGCGGAGACCTGTCGAGCGTGCACCGACTGGAGCTGGCCGACGGACGAACCCTCGTCGCCAAGCAGAGCCCGAACGCGGGTATCGAGGCCGAAATGCTAGCCGCGATCCGCGCGACGGGCGCCCCTGCCCCGGCGGTGCTCGCAGCGCGCGACGAACTGTTCGTGATGGAATGGATCGATGCCAACGACAGTCTTGCGATGGCCTGGGACGATCTCGCGGCAGTGCTGCACAAGCTGCATCATGTCGCGCCTGCCGACAAGCGCGGCAGCAAGGCCCTCTATGGCTGGCCAGTGGACTACGCCTTCGGCCCGGTAGCCATACCGGGCGGGATGCACCGGGACTGGCCCAGTTTCTGGGCCCAAAACCGCCTGTTGTGCCATATCCCCCACGTCCCGACCGACATTGCCGCGAGGCTCGAACGGCTCTGCGCCGCACTGGCCGACTACCTTCCGCAAGAACCGCGCCCCGCGCTGCTGCATGGTGACCTATGGGGCGGAAACGTGATGGTGCGCGGCGCCTGCGTTGCAGGCCTGATCGATCCGGCCTGCTGTTATGGCGACCCGGTGGTCGACCTCGCCATGCTTACCTTGTTCGACCATCCGCCGCCGCATTTCTTTACAACTTTGCGGCTCGAGGCAGGCTGGCGCGAGCGCCTGCCGATCTACAGCCTATGGCCGCTGCTCGTACACTTGCGCCTGTTCGGCGAAGGCTATCGGCGCGCGGTAGAGAACGCGCTGGCGCGCAGTGGCTACTGA
- a CDS encoding flagellar hook assembly protein FlgD: MTIISSAAAGGTSSVTAAASDTLFADYNMFLELLTTQMTNQDPLDPMDTSEYTQQLVQYSQVEQSIQQTGALQDILSQLASQDLASASNFIGRTARFDSAVAGLGDAPAQWSYYANGTPASLTATISDSSGNVVQTLTLEPGQQGTYAWDGTMANGATAPSGAYSFAVSAVDASGEALDVTINSMAKVTDVVSTGSDIMLGVNGIRMSVSGLVAVSDGTDQGS; this comes from the coding sequence ATGACCATCATTTCCAGCGCCGCTGCAGGCGGAACCAGCAGCGTCACCGCAGCGGCGAGCGACACGCTCTTTGCCGATTACAACATGTTCCTCGAGCTGCTGACGACGCAGATGACCAATCAGGATCCGCTCGATCCGATGGACACGTCGGAATATACCCAGCAGCTGGTGCAGTACTCGCAGGTCGAGCAGTCGATCCAGCAGACCGGCGCGCTGCAGGACATTCTCAGCCAGCTTGCCTCGCAGGACCTTGCCTCGGCCTCGAACTTCATCGGACGCACCGCGCGCTTCGACAGCGCGGTGGCTGGGCTTGGCGATGCTCCGGCGCAGTGGAGCTACTACGCGAACGGAACGCCTGCGAGCCTCACCGCGACGATCTCGGACAGTTCGGGGAACGTCGTGCAGACCCTGACGCTCGAGCCGGGTCAGCAGGGTACCTATGCGTGGGACGGAACAATGGCGAACGGCGCCACGGCACCTTCGGGAGCCTACAGTTTCGCGGTATCCGCCGTCGATGCCTCGGGCGAGGCGCTGGACGTGACGATCAACTCGATGGCCAAGGTTACCGACGTGGTGTCGACCGGCTCGGACATCATGCTGGGCGTGAACGGCATCCGCATGTCGGTCTCGGGGCTGGTCGCCGTTTCGGACGGGACTGACCAGGGGAGCTGA
- a CDS encoding sugar MFS transporter — MAAMMDSGAGAKNGGDSGHVEAPELRYFVFALFFIFGGITSLNDVIIPKLKELFALSYTQAMLVQFCFFAAYALIGIPGAMLVRKVGYMRGAACGLLVMIAGCLAFIPASTSAIYWLFLAAYFVLAAGVVIVQVVTNPLISLLGKPETAHSRLTFAQAFNSLGTTVFPVAGSVLILGSLASVSADDLSGAALNAYRRAESQAIVHGYLGIAAALALVAIAVWAMRNRLPHDRSAVRDEASGFGGLDLLRRPRFAYGALCIFLYVGAEVTIGSFIVNYLMQDHVLALPEQSAGQLLGFYWGGAMVGRFIGSAVLRLVSPGKVLAFNGLAAIALIVVSTNSTGGLAGYTLLTVGLMNSIMFPTIFSLACEKLGTRAADGSGLINVAICGGAIVPVATGAIADAAGGNLSIALALPAICYAIIAGFGFYARKPA; from the coding sequence ATGGCGGCAATGATGGATAGCGGTGCCGGGGCGAAAAATGGCGGTGATAGCGGCCATGTCGAGGCGCCCGAGCTGCGCTACTTCGTCTTCGCGCTGTTCTTCATCTTCGGTGGCATCACCAGCCTCAACGATGTCATCATTCCCAAGCTCAAGGAGCTCTTCGCTCTCAGCTACACGCAGGCGATGCTGGTGCAGTTCTGCTTCTTCGCGGCGTATGCTCTGATCGGCATTCCCGGAGCGATGCTGGTGCGCAAGGTAGGGTACATGCGTGGCGCGGCCTGTGGCCTGCTGGTGATGATCGCGGGCTGCCTCGCCTTCATCCCGGCATCGACCTCGGCGATCTACTGGCTGTTCCTCGCCGCCTACTTCGTGCTCGCGGCGGGCGTGGTGATCGTGCAGGTCGTGACCAACCCGTTGATCAGCCTGCTCGGCAAGCCCGAGACCGCGCATTCGCGCCTGACCTTCGCGCAGGCCTTCAATTCGCTGGGTACGACCGTCTTCCCGGTCGCAGGTTCGGTGCTGATTCTGGGCAGCCTTGCTTCGGTCTCGGCGGACGATTTGAGCGGCGCCGCGCTCAATGCCTATCGCCGCGCCGAGAGCCAGGCCATCGTGCACGGGTACCTGGGGATCGCGGCGGCGCTGGCGCTGGTTGCGATCGCGGTTTGGGCAATGCGCAATCGCCTGCCGCACGATCGCAGTGCGGTGCGTGACGAAGCGTCGGGCTTTGGCGGACTGGACCTTTTGCGTCGGCCGCGCTTTGCCTACGGCGCGCTATGCATTTTCCTCTATGTCGGCGCGGAAGTGACGATCGGCTCGTTCATCGTCAACTACCTGATGCAGGACCACGTGCTCGCGCTGCCCGAGCAGTCGGCGGGGCAGCTCCTCGGCTTTTACTGGGGTGGCGCCATGGTCGGGCGGTTCATCGGTTCGGCCGTGCTGCGGCTGGTGAGCCCGGGCAAGGTTCTGGCTTTCAACGGCCTTGCCGCGATTGCGCTTATCGTCGTCTCGACCAATTCGACGGGGGGACTGGCTGGCTATACCCTGCTGACGGTGGGGCTGATGAACTCGATCATGTTCCCGACCATCTTCAGCCTCGCCTGCGAGAAGCTGGGTACGCGTGCGGCTGACGGTTCGGGCCTGATCAACGTCGCGATCTGCGGCGGTGCGATCGTCCCAGTCGCGACCGGCGCAATCGCGGATGCCGCTGGCGGAAACCTCTCGATTGCGCTCGCCTTGCCGGCGATCTGCTACGCGATCATCGCGGGCTTCGGGTTCTACGCGCGCAAGCCTGCCTGA
- a CDS encoding MIP/aquaporin family protein, whose protein sequence is MTERRQLRGELISEMLAVVIIVTLGDSAAAMITLYDPSPYAQAYWGVCIAWGLAVTLAIYVTGSVSGTHANPAVTLALAIFRGFPKRKVAPYIAAQVVGGFIGAALVLQLWHPVIDAYNAAHDLTRAGGGAAGVFFTHPGEHIAPMHAFWDEVILTAFLLLGIFAITDEFNEVAPRANAGALMIGLLVATIGASGGYLEGWPINPARDFGPRLFAWLAGWGSSALPGPQAYFWVPIAGPLVGGVVGAGIYQFLIKPYLPSGRTQAQGGSAELPTSVDPQ, encoded by the coding sequence GTGACGGAACGGCGACAACTGCGCGGTGAGCTGATCTCGGAGATGCTGGCGGTGGTGATCATCGTCACCCTGGGCGATTCCGCGGCGGCCATGATCACGCTCTACGATCCCAGCCCCTATGCGCAGGCATATTGGGGTGTCTGCATCGCCTGGGGTCTGGCAGTGACGCTTGCCATCTATGTCACGGGCTCTGTTTCGGGCACCCATGCCAACCCCGCGGTCACGCTGGCCCTCGCTATCTTCCGGGGCTTTCCCAAGCGCAAGGTTGCGCCCTACATCGCGGCGCAAGTGGTCGGAGGCTTCATCGGCGCCGCGCTGGTGCTGCAGCTGTGGCACCCGGTGATCGATGCGTACAACGCGGCCCATGATCTTACCCGCGCGGGCGGCGGCGCGGCAGGCGTATTCTTCACGCACCCCGGTGAACACATCGCGCCGATGCATGCCTTCTGGGACGAGGTGATTCTCACCGCCTTCCTGCTGCTCGGCATCTTCGCGATCACCGACGAATTCAACGAAGTCGCCCCGCGTGCCAATGCCGGCGCACTGATGATCGGCCTTCTCGTCGCGACCATCGGCGCCTCGGGGGGGTACCTGGAAGGCTGGCCCATCAATCCGGCGCGCGATTTCGGTCCGCGCCTCTTTGCCTGGCTTGCGGGCTGGGGCTCCTCCGCCTTGCCCGGCCCGCAAGCCTACTTCTGGGTGCCCATTGCAGGACCGCTCGTCGGCGGTGTCGTGGGCGCGGGCATCTACCAGTTCCTGATCAAGCCATACCTGCCCTCGGGTCGCACGCAGGCGCAGGGCGGGTCGGCCGAGCTCCCAACCTCGGTCGACCCGCAGTGA
- a CDS encoding DUF1476 domain-containing protein, with translation MTSFDDRERAEEAKFAHDADTLFRIQARRNRLVGEWAAERMGLSEAETEAYAKAVVQADFEEAGDEDVIRKLLGDITAAGVETSESEVRAALEAKQVEARRAFLGAA, from the coding sequence ATGACCAGCTTTGACGATCGCGAGCGCGCCGAGGAAGCCAAGTTCGCACACGACGCCGACACCCTGTTCCGCATCCAGGCGCGCCGCAATCGCCTCGTGGGCGAATGGGCAGCCGAGCGCATGGGCCTGTCCGAGGCCGAGACCGAAGCATACGCCAAGGCCGTCGTCCAGGCCGACTTCGAGGAAGCAGGCGACGAGGACGTGATCCGCAAGCTGCTCGGCGATATCACCGCAGCAGGTGTCGAGACCAGCGAGAGCGAAGTGCGCGCCGCACTCGAGGCCAAGCAGGTCGAGGCCCGCCGCGCTTTCCTCGGCGCCGCCTGA
- a CDS encoding LacI family DNA-binding transcriptional regulator, giving the protein MGRRRQAVTIRHVAADAGVSLQTVSRVINNDQSVRAPMREKVQASIDKLGYVPSIAAQRMGGSRSWLILALNDRERTIADWKARQGTDWVDQLLLGGMLECAEHGYRLIFELVDTNAPDIERQLGATIAALQPDGVILTPPHCDDPRIIEAFRKHQIPVARMGSREEGEGLCVAMDEGEAGRLATRYLQDLGHERIGFIAGLRAYSFSSWRVEGWQAQMREAGLATEGLMAPGDFSYETGAQAARELLGRSPRPSAIIASGEQMALAALDVAQELGLRVPEDLSILSFDNTPLVRFTRPPLTAMDQPIADLAARAVRELILGRAGAGGEARVILLDVGLVERGSTAPPRRD; this is encoded by the coding sequence ATGGGGCGCAGGCGCCAGGCAGTTACGATCAGGCATGTTGCAGCGGATGCGGGCGTATCGCTGCAGACCGTCAGTCGCGTCATCAACAACGACCAGAGCGTGCGCGCGCCAATGCGCGAGAAGGTTCAGGCCTCGATCGACAAGCTCGGCTATGTCCCGTCGATCGCTGCCCAGCGCATGGGGGGCTCGCGTTCCTGGCTGATCCTCGCGCTCAATGACCGCGAGCGCACGATCGCCGACTGGAAGGCGCGGCAGGGGACGGACTGGGTCGATCAGCTGCTGCTGGGCGGCATGCTCGAGTGTGCCGAGCACGGCTACCGCCTGATCTTCGAGCTGGTCGACACCAATGCTCCCGATATCGAACGCCAGCTTGGCGCGACGATCGCCGCCCTCCAGCCCGACGGGGTGATCCTCACTCCGCCGCACTGCGATGACCCGCGCATCATCGAGGCCTTTCGCAAGCACCAGATCCCGGTTGCCCGGATGGGCTCTCGCGAGGAAGGCGAGGGCCTTTGCGTGGCGATGGACGAAGGTGAGGCGGGCAGGTTGGCGACCCGCTATCTGCAGGACCTGGGGCACGAGCGGATCGGGTTTATCGCAGGTCTGCGCGCCTACAGTTTCTCGAGCTGGCGCGTCGAGGGCTGGCAGGCCCAGATGCGCGAAGCCGGCCTTGCGACGGAAGGGCTCATGGCGCCGGGCGATTTCAGCTACGAAACGGGCGCGCAAGCGGCCCGCGAATTGCTTGGCCGATCGCCGCGACCAAGCGCGATCATCGCCAGTGGCGAGCAGATGGCGCTGGCAGCGCTCGACGTGGCGCAGGAGCTGGGCCTTCGCGTGCCCGAAGACCTCTCGATCCTCAGCTTCGACAACACGCCTCTGGTGCGCTTCACCCGACCGCCACTGACCGCGATGGACCAGCCCATCGCCGACCTCGCCGCGCGCGCGGTGCGCGAGCTCATACTCGGGCGTGCCGGGGCAGGGGGCGAGGCGCGCGTGATCCTGCTTGACGTCGGGTTGGTCGAGCGCGGCTCGACCGCACCACCGCGCCGCGACTAA
- a CDS encoding BolA family protein, which yields MAMAADEIETLIRASLPDAQVTITDLAGDGDHYSAHVVSAAFAGKPRVAQHKMVYQALGGRMGGELHALQLTTAVPN from the coding sequence ATGGCCATGGCCGCTGACGAGATCGAGACGCTGATCCGCGCCTCCCTGCCCGATGCGCAGGTCACCATCACCGACCTTGCCGGCGACGGCGACCATTATTCGGCCCACGTGGTGAGCGCCGCCTTCGCGGGCAAGCCGCGCGTTGCGCAGCACAAGATGGTCTATCAGGCACTCGGCGGGCGCATGGGCGGGGAACTCCACGCCTTGCAACTGACCACCGCCGTTCCCAACTGA
- a CDS encoding NUDIX domain-containing protein — protein MSQASAPSDQPMPAHAPRVIPAATLVIFRNAPQAGQPPELLFVQRSREMRFAGGATVFPGGRVDPADRELGARLLPAMPIEMAAARIAAIRETLEETGLAIAVDRPVSVDEARTAREVLLEDGRLSTVLDRFGWTLDPQSLAFFAHWCPLWEGAFDTRFFITDLGTGAVDVTVDATENTRLFWASAAEALAMADRGEISVIFPTRRNLERLALYASHEEALAALRRFPQRRVHPWAEQRPDGEWLVIPDDLGYPVLGEPKASARRG, from the coding sequence ATGTCACAGGCCAGCGCTCCCAGCGACCAGCCGATGCCCGCACATGCCCCGCGCGTCATCCCTGCCGCAACCCTCGTCATCTTCCGCAATGCACCGCAGGCCGGGCAGCCGCCCGAGTTGCTGTTCGTCCAGCGTTCGCGCGAGATGCGCTTTGCCGGAGGCGCCACCGTATTTCCCGGTGGGCGTGTCGATCCTGCCGACCGAGAGCTTGGCGCCCGGCTCCTGCCCGCCATGCCCATCGAGATGGCTGCCGCGCGGATCGCCGCAATCCGCGAGACGCTCGAGGAAACCGGGCTTGCCATCGCGGTCGATCGCCCGGTTAGCGTGGACGAAGCCCGCACGGCGCGCGAGGTGCTGCTGGAAGACGGCAGGCTCTCCACTGTCCTCGACAGGTTCGGCTGGACGCTCGATCCGCAAAGCCTCGCCTTCTTCGCGCACTGGTGTCCCTTGTGGGAAGGCGCCTTCGACACCCGCTTCTTCATCACCGACCTTGGCACCGGCGCGGTCGACGTCACCGTCGATGCCACCGAGAACACGCGCCTGTTCTGGGCCAGCGCAGCCGAGGCGCTGGCCATGGCCGATCGCGGAGAGATATCGGTGATCTTTCCCACCCGCCGCAATCTCGAACGCCTCGCGCTCTATGCCAGCCACGAAGAGGCCCTCGCAGCCCTGCGCCGCTTCCCGCAGCGCCGTGTCCATCCCTGGGCAGAACAGCGCCCCGACGGCGAGTGGCTGGTGATCCCGGACGACCTTGGATACCCGGTTCTGGGCGAGCCGAAAGCCTCGGCCCGGCGCGGCTGA